Proteins encoded within one genomic window of Candidatus Omnitrophota bacterium:
- a CDS encoding biopolymer transporter ExbD — MKLEAHRAPLADINVTPFVDVMLVLLIIFMVAAPLLDQGIKVNLPRASTSRRVPGSGVMITLTKEHVVYFNRDAVTLKDLRQQLAGLSHEQPLLIRADRSAYVSRLVELWDLCRDVGFQEIRIATLTD, encoded by the coding sequence ATGAAGCTTGAGGCCCATCGCGCGCCGCTCGCCGACATCAATGTGACACCGTTCGTCGATGTCATGCTGGTCCTGCTCATCATTTTCATGGTCGCGGCACCGCTTCTGGATCAGGGCATTAAAGTCAATCTGCCGCGCGCCTCGACCAGCCGGCGGGTCCCCGGCTCCGGCGTGATGATCACGCTCACCAAAGAGCACGTCGTCTACTTCAATCGCGACGCGGTGACCCTGAAAGACCTGCGGCAGCAGCTCGCCGGGCTCTCTCACGAGCAGCCGCTGCTGATCCGCGCGGACCGCAGCGCCTACGTGAGCCGGCTGGTGGAGCTGTGGGATCTGTGCCGCGATGTCGGCTTTCAGGAAATCCGCATTGCCACGCTGACGGATTAG
- a CDS encoding MotA/TolQ/ExbB proton channel family protein has protein sequence MVESLLHSSLLIKFVLLLLMGFSIFSWAIILYKTAQFRAASECARAMLGALQTARSSGDAASLLAAADQFQGCPLAKMVQRHTTALRGASKEDISRTLKQWLAQEMERLESYLIFLATTGSTTPFIGLFGTVWGILHAFQGIGTAGSASLAVVAPAIAEALIATAAGLAAAIPAVMAYNVFVNWTRKLGNGCEGFLEEYQELLMVKAKAR, from the coding sequence ATGGTTGAGTCGCTCCTGCATTCTTCGCTCCTGATCAAGTTCGTGTTGCTGCTGCTCATGGGTTTCTCAATTTTTTCATGGGCGATCATCCTCTATAAGACGGCGCAGTTCCGCGCGGCGTCCGAATGCGCCCGGGCCATGCTCGGCGCGCTTCAGACGGCGCGATCGAGCGGCGATGCCGCCTCGCTGCTCGCCGCCGCGGATCAGTTCCAAGGTTGCCCCTTGGCCAAAATGGTGCAACGCCACACGACGGCGTTGCGCGGCGCTTCGAAAGAGGACATCAGCCGAACGCTGAAGCAATGGCTCGCACAGGAGATGGAGCGGCTCGAGTCGTACCTGATTTTTTTGGCGACGACCGGCTCCACCACCCCGTTCATCGGCCTCTTTGGCACCGTCTGGGGCATCCTGCATGCGTTTCAGGGCATCGGCACGGCCGGCTCGGCGTCGCTGGCCGTGGTGGCCCCGGCCATCGCGGAAGCGCTGATCGCCACGGCGGCAGGCTTGGCCGCGGCGATTCCCGCCGTCATGGCCTACAATGTGTTTGTCAATTGGACGCGGAAGCTCGGCAACGGATGCGAGGGATTCCTTGAGGAATATCAGGAGCTGCTGATGGTCAAGGCGAAGGCGCGATGA
- a CDS encoding efflux RND transporter permease subunit produces the protein MTLSDFSIKNQVFAWMLMASLILFGAISFKRMGVSQMPEAEFPVVSVTMTWEGAAPEVMESDVVDIVEDAITSIQGVRDIASTTRQGQATITIEFDLERDIDVALQEVQTKIAQAQLRLPRELDPPVVIKLNPQDQPIMWLGVSSNLPIRDLMEYVQDHLKDQFQTINGVGEIFLGGFLERNLRVWIDAQKLEPLQLTVQDVIDAIQREHAELPAGRIETGQQEFNVRSMGEATSVEEFGNIIITRRAGGPIYKPIYLKDVATIEDGLADRRRIARINGKPAVGLGIRKQRGANEVAVAHRVLERMKQLQPTLPKGVELGVNFNRTQFIEESINELTFTLVLSAILTSLVCWLFLGSWSATLNILMAIPTSIVGSFICLYFFRFTLNTFTLLALSLAIGIVVDDAIMVLENIVRYREQGLEKAEAARRGARQITSAALAATLAIIAIFLPVAFMTGIIGKFFFEFGVAISVAVALSLLEALTLTPMRCSQFLQVGARRTIIGKAVEGAFHGLANGYRAALAWSLTRRWLVLAAGVAVFAGSIMLVKFLRKEFVPPQDQSMFLVRLQTPVGSSIDFTDDRFKQAEAFAMSRPEIKRYFGAIGGFGGGEVNTGILFMTFKPPKERPIVPPNTKPLSQRELMALFRKHLNAIPDTKAYIQDLSMSGFSAQRGFPIELTVRGREWNTLAEFSEELKHRMAASPLMVDVDTDYLTGVPEVRVRPDRIKAAERGVSIDAIGQTINAMIGGQRVAKYTRGGRRYDVRVRLIPSQRTQAEDIERLWVWNNQGELVQLKDVVTVTEKPTLLTISRKNRERAIGLFANIAAGESQTTAIAEVNRLAKDIMPEGYRVVFGGSTETFKESFNSLLFALVLGIIVSYMVLGSQYNSYLHPLTVLLALPFSISGAFLALWATRQSINLYSFIGLILLMGIVKKNSILLVDFTNQFREQGKNVHEALMQACPTRLRAILMTSVSTVAAATPPALSLGPGAETRMPMAIAVIGGVTFSTLLTLFVVPCAYSLLSHIERKQYTVTK, from the coding sequence ATGACGCTGTCTGATTTCTCGATTAAAAACCAGGTCTTCGCGTGGATGCTGATGGCCTCGCTCATCTTGTTTGGGGCGATTAGTTTCAAGCGGATGGGGGTCAGCCAAATGCCGGAGGCGGAATTCCCCGTCGTATCGGTGACGATGACGTGGGAGGGCGCGGCCCCTGAAGTGATGGAAAGCGACGTCGTGGACATCGTCGAAGATGCCATCACCAGCATCCAAGGGGTGCGCGACATTGCATCGACGACTCGCCAAGGCCAGGCGACCATCACGATCGAGTTTGACTTGGAGCGAGACATCGACGTGGCCCTGCAGGAAGTGCAGACGAAAATCGCGCAAGCCCAGCTGCGCCTGCCGCGCGAGCTGGATCCGCCGGTCGTCATCAAGCTCAATCCGCAAGATCAGCCGATCATGTGGCTCGGCGTCTCAAGCAATCTCCCCATCCGCGATCTGATGGAATATGTGCAGGATCATCTGAAAGATCAGTTCCAGACCATCAACGGTGTGGGCGAGATCTTTCTCGGAGGGTTCTTGGAGCGCAACCTGCGCGTGTGGATCGATGCGCAGAAATTGGAGCCGTTGCAACTGACGGTGCAAGACGTCATCGACGCCATCCAGCGCGAGCATGCGGAGCTGCCGGCCGGACGCATCGAAACCGGCCAGCAGGAATTCAACGTCCGCTCGATGGGCGAGGCGACCAGCGTTGAGGAATTCGGCAACATCATCATCACCCGGCGCGCGGGAGGGCCGATCTACAAGCCGATCTACCTCAAGGATGTCGCCACGATCGAAGACGGCTTGGCGGATCGGCGGCGCATCGCGCGCATCAACGGCAAGCCGGCGGTGGGCCTTGGCATCCGCAAGCAGCGCGGAGCGAATGAAGTCGCGGTGGCGCATCGCGTCTTGGAGCGGATGAAGCAGCTCCAGCCCACACTGCCGAAAGGCGTTGAGCTCGGCGTCAACTTCAACCGCACCCAGTTCATCGAAGAGTCGATCAACGAGTTGACGTTTACGCTCGTCCTCTCGGCGATTCTCACGTCGCTGGTGTGCTGGCTGTTCTTGGGCTCCTGGAGTGCGACCCTCAATATCCTGATGGCGATTCCGACCTCGATCGTCGGGTCGTTTATTTGCCTGTACTTCTTCCGCTTCACCCTGAACACGTTCACGCTGCTGGCCCTCTCGCTGGCCATCGGCATTGTGGTCGATGATGCCATCATGGTGCTGGAAAACATCGTGCGCTACCGGGAGCAGGGTCTTGAAAAGGCCGAGGCGGCTCGCCGGGGAGCTCGGCAGATCACCTCGGCGGCCCTCGCCGCCACCCTGGCGATCATCGCCATCTTCCTGCCGGTGGCGTTCATGACCGGCATCATCGGCAAATTCTTTTTTGAGTTTGGGGTCGCGATTTCTGTCGCCGTCGCCTTATCGCTGTTGGAAGCCCTAACACTAACTCCCATGCGCTGCTCCCAATTTTTGCAAGTGGGTGCTCGCCGCACCATCATCGGCAAAGCCGTCGAAGGCGCGTTCCATGGACTGGCCAATGGATACCGCGCGGCTCTGGCCTGGTCGCTGACGCGTCGTTGGCTGGTCCTTGCAGCCGGCGTCGCCGTGTTTGCGGGCTCGATCATGCTCGTGAAGTTCCTGCGGAAGGAGTTTGTGCCGCCGCAGGATCAGAGCATGTTTTTGGTCCGCCTTCAAACGCCGGTCGGCTCCTCGATTGATTTCACCGACGACCGCTTCAAGCAGGCCGAGGCGTTTGCGATGAGCCGCCCGGAAATCAAGCGGTACTTCGGCGCTATCGGCGGCTTCGGGGGCGGTGAAGTCAACACCGGCATCTTGTTCATGACGTTCAAGCCGCCCAAGGAGCGCCCGATCGTGCCGCCGAACACGAAGCCGCTATCGCAGCGGGAATTGATGGCGCTCTTCCGCAAGCATCTCAACGCGATCCCGGACACCAAAGCGTACATCCAGGATTTGTCGATGAGCGGCTTCTCCGCCCAGCGAGGATTTCCCATTGAGCTTACCGTGCGAGGGCGGGAGTGGAATACGCTGGCGGAGTTCTCCGAAGAGCTCAAGCATCGGATGGCCGCCAGCCCCTTGATGGTGGACGTGGATACGGATTATCTGACCGGTGTTCCGGAAGTGCGGGTGCGGCCGGATCGCATCAAGGCGGCCGAGCGCGGGGTCAGCATCGATGCGATCGGCCAGACGATCAACGCGATGATCGGCGGGCAGCGGGTCGCAAAGTACACCCGCGGCGGCCGGCGGTATGATGTGCGGGTTCGCTTGATCCCCAGCCAGCGCACGCAGGCCGAAGACATCGAGCGATTATGGGTGTGGAACAATCAAGGCGAGCTAGTACAGCTGAAGGATGTGGTCACCGTCACCGAAAAACCCACGCTGTTGACGATTTCGAGGAAAAACCGTGAGCGCGCGATTGGACTCTTTGCCAATATCGCCGCCGGAGAGTCTCAGACGACCGCGATCGCCGAAGTCAATCGCCTGGCGAAGGACATCATGCCGGAAGGCTATCGCGTCGTGTTTGGAGGAAGCACCGAAACATTTAAGGAATCCTTCAACAGCTTGCTCTTTGCCCTCGTCCTGGGCATCATCGTCTCGTACATGGTCTTAGGCTCGCAGTACAACAGCTACCTGCATCCCTTGACCGTGCTGCTGGCCCTGCCCTTTAGCATTTCAGGAGCGTTCTTAGCGCTGTGGGCCACACGGCAATCCATCAACCTCTACAGTTTTATCGGCCTGATTTTGCTGATGGGGATTGTAAAAAAGAATTCGATCCTGCTGGTCGACTTCACCAACCAGTTCAGAGAGCAAGGCAAGAACGTCCATGAGGCGCTGATGCAGGCCTGCCCTACGCGGCTGCGAGCCATCCTCATGACGTCGGTATCCACCGTCGCGGCGGCGACCCCGCCGGCGCTTTCCCTTGGGCCGGGCGCTGAAACCCGCATGCCGATGGCCATCGCCGTCATCGGCGGCGTGACCTTTTCAACACTGCTCACCCTCTTTGTCGTCCCCTGCGCGTACAGCCTCCTCTCCCACATCGAACGCAAACAATATACGGTGACCAAGTGA
- a CDS encoding ISNCY family transposase — translation MMSMEARLVMTREEARRLMVVQQVLDRKMRQRQAAELLALSVRQVRRWVQRVRGSGPPGIVHRLRGHPSNRRAPPALKQQVLRRYQARYAGFGPTLASEKLHERDHLTVSRETLRQWLREAGLWQRQRRVGPQHVWRERKAACGEMLQLDGSHHDWLEGRGPRLVLMAYIDDATSDVFARFYDYEGTMPAFESFYAYVLRHGLPQSVYLDRHGAYYSTRTLSVADELAGRTRPQTQFERALTHLGVQVIPAYSPQAKGRVERLFRTFQDRVLKEMRLARVTTRDAANRFLQAYLPRYNRRFSCAPRSTEDLHRPAPAPRTLKRILALHTPRLVRQDNTVQCGGKWYLLTEPWRTRRPKQVTVIDTFDGTRLLLHGEEVVRAREIVPRPPAPALRVRFPSRRRAVVIPTPDHPWRQFERVQRLKALRNRTGLAGSEEDSSTLQDRGHF, via the coding sequence ATGATGTCGATGGAGGCGAGGCTCGTCATGACGCGCGAAGAAGCCCGACGGTTGATGGTGGTGCAACAAGTACTCGATCGGAAGATGCGTCAGCGGCAGGCCGCCGAGCTGCTCGCACTCTCGGTGCGGCAAGTGCGGCGGTGGGTGCAGCGGGTGCGGGGCTCCGGCCCGCCAGGCATCGTGCACCGACTGCGCGGCCACCCGTCCAACCGTCGCGCACCGCCGGCGCTCAAGCAGCAGGTCCTGCGGCGCTATCAAGCCCGCTACGCGGGCTTCGGGCCGACGCTGGCAAGCGAGAAGCTCCACGAGCGCGATCACCTCACCGTGAGCCGCGAGACGCTGCGCCAGTGGCTGCGCGAGGCCGGGTTGTGGCAGCGCCAACGCCGAGTCGGCCCCCAGCACGTCTGGCGCGAGCGCAAGGCGGCATGCGGCGAGATGCTCCAGCTCGATGGCTCGCACCATGACTGGTTGGAAGGCCGCGGGCCCCGGTTGGTGCTGATGGCCTACATCGACGACGCGACGAGCGACGTCTTCGCCCGCTTCTATGACTACGAGGGGACGATGCCGGCCTTTGAGAGCTTCTATGCCTACGTGCTCCGCCACGGATTGCCCCAGAGCGTCTACCTCGATCGGCACGGGGCGTACTACTCGACGCGGACGCTGAGCGTGGCAGATGAGCTGGCGGGCCGGACGCGCCCCCAGACACAGTTTGAGCGCGCGCTGACCCACCTCGGGGTGCAGGTGATCCCGGCCTACTCGCCCCAAGCCAAGGGCCGCGTGGAGCGGCTGTTTCGCACGTTCCAGGACCGCGTGCTGAAAGAGATGCGGCTTGCTCGGGTGACGACGCGGGACGCCGCGAATCGTTTCCTGCAGGCGTATCTCCCCCGCTACAATCGCCGGTTCAGTTGCGCTCCGCGCTCGACGGAGGATCTCCACCGTCCAGCGCCGGCCCCCCGCACCTTGAAGCGCATCCTGGCCCTCCACACCCCGCGCCTCGTACGCCAGGACAACACGGTGCAATGCGGAGGGAAGTGGTACCTCCTCACCGAGCCGTGGCGGACGCGCCGCCCCAAACAGGTGACGGTCATCGATACGTTTGATGGCACCCGGCTCCTGCTCCACGGCGAGGAGGTCGTGCGCGCTCGGGAGATTGTGCCGCGGCCGCCCGCACCCGCCCTCCGGGTGCGGTTTCCGAGTCGGCGACGCGCCGTCGTCATCCCGACGCCCGATCATCCCTGGCGACAATTCGAGCGCGTGCAGCGGCTCAAGGCGTTAAGAAACAGGACAGGTCTCGCTGGCAGCGAAGAGGACAGTTCTACTTTGCAGGACCGAGGACATTTCTAA
- a CDS encoding winged helix-turn-helix transcriptional regulator, translating into MNIDRFSKRMVELMPALIRGFARHEHNSLSRGEITLPQLWALEHLARQSPNCPMHALAELLHISRPAATGLINRLISQQLVRREADARDRRIVLVAITAKGRRALTNIWDQKQRMIVDIFGQISPSDRAHYLAILERVTAIASQAPRAKRRRQP; encoded by the coding sequence ATGAATATTGACCGCTTCAGCAAACGGATGGTCGAGCTGATGCCGGCTCTCATTCGAGGCTTCGCGCGGCATGAGCACAATTCCCTCTCCCGGGGAGAAATCACCCTGCCCCAGCTCTGGGCGCTGGAGCACCTCGCCCGCCAATCGCCAAACTGCCCCATGCACGCGCTCGCCGAGTTGCTCCACATTTCCCGGCCGGCAGCAACCGGGCTGATCAACCGGCTGATCAGCCAGCAGCTCGTCCGCCGCGAAGCCGACGCGCGCGACCGGCGCATCGTGCTCGTCGCCATCACCGCCAAGGGCCGCCGCGCGCTCACGAACATCTGGGACCAGAAGCAGCGCATGATCGTGGATATCTTCGGCCAGATTTCCCCCTCGGACCGCGCGCACTACCTGGCAATCTTGGAGCGCGTCACCGCCATTGCCTCGCAAGCTCCCCGCGCCAAGCGGAGACGTCAGCCATGA
- a CDS encoding ZIP family metal transporter, whose product MLSVWCSTIGSVVVVSLASFIGIVALSKDAARVQRAIFIMVSLAVGAMFGDTFIHLLPEAFKSDGSLATPAYILAGILVFFLLEKFLLWRHEHIPHYGACVHPVGYVSLVADGLHNFIDGLLIGSSYLVSLPVGLATTIAVLLHEIPQEIGDFGVLLHAGFTTAKALWFNFFAASLAIVGAITALIAGELVAAFPKAILPLTAGGFIYLAGSDLVPELHKEREPVKSLIQMLAIGVGIGLMLLVKLFGS is encoded by the coding sequence ATGCTCAGCGTATGGTGTTCCACCATCGGCAGCGTGGTGGTGGTCAGCCTGGCCTCCTTCATCGGGATTGTCGCCCTCTCCAAGGATGCGGCGCGGGTCCAGCGCGCGATTTTCATCATGGTCAGCCTGGCCGTGGGCGCGATGTTCGGGGACACCTTCATCCATCTCTTGCCGGAGGCCTTCAAATCCGACGGCAGCCTCGCCACACCGGCCTATATCCTCGCCGGCATTCTGGTTTTTTTCTTGCTGGAAAAATTCCTGCTCTGGCGCCATGAGCATATCCCGCACTACGGAGCGTGCGTTCATCCCGTGGGGTATGTGAGCCTCGTCGCCGATGGGCTGCACAACTTCATTGATGGATTGCTCATCGGCAGCAGCTACTTGGTCAGCCTGCCGGTGGGACTGGCGACGACGATTGCCGTGCTGCTCCATGAAATTCCCCAGGAGATCGGAGACTTCGGCGTGCTGCTGCACGCGGGATTTACCACGGCGAAGGCGCTGTGGTTCAACTTTTTTGCGGCGTCGCTCGCAATCGTCGGCGCGATCACCGCGCTGATCGCCGGGGAATTGGTCGCCGCCTTTCCGAAGGCGATTCTTCCGCTGACCGCCGGCGGCTTCATTTATCTCGCCGGCTCCGATCTGGTCCCGGAGCTCCATAAGGAGCGCGAGCCGGTCAAATCATTGATTCAAATGCTGGCGATCGGCGTTGGCATCGGCCTGATGCTGCTGGTCAAGCTCTTCGGGTCATGA
- a CDS encoding TolC family protein, whose protein sequence is MNHPSRLCLGLASLLCAGAAAPTGETEPSAQQIIPIRHHEAGLAVSAEGLTLADCYRLALAQSEAVAIRNEMLNATEGQFLQALSTALPSVDYQIAEKRQDGSGASAFSLKRIPEQKFALSQPLFSGFKEFAAMAGSRAQRRQRAHETARAEHLLLIDVANAFHLLLQQQGDIRALDATRKALEDRLGELHRREELGRSRQSEVASAEARLRRVEADLESARSSEMTARQLMEFLTGQSPLGLLNDDQPDPLALPAEGEYLAKAHARPDVKSAEEAWNVARKAVWVAQAGFWPTVSLDANYYTKRAGVSEDITWDATLDVSIPIFHGGNNLGATKTARSEARQAKLTFELTKRQAELEIRSAYATLQGSIARYLALVRALDAAEENYRLQVEDYGRNLVNNLDVLQALQDVQDARRDVIAAQHTAKRDHWKLRVATGETL, encoded by the coding sequence ATGAACCATCCCAGCCGCCTGTGCCTCGGGCTGGCCTCGCTGCTCTGCGCGGGCGCTGCCGCGCCGACGGGGGAAACCGAACCGTCGGCGCAGCAGATCATCCCGATCAGACACCATGAAGCAGGTCTCGCGGTCAGCGCGGAGGGCCTCACACTCGCCGACTGCTATCGGCTCGCGCTCGCGCAGAGCGAGGCCGTCGCCATCCGCAACGAGATGCTCAACGCCACCGAGGGGCAATTCCTGCAGGCCCTCAGCACGGCCCTGCCGAGCGTTGACTATCAGATCGCCGAAAAACGCCAGGACGGCTCGGGCGCATCCGCCTTTTCGCTGAAGCGCATCCCGGAGCAAAAGTTCGCGCTCAGCCAGCCGCTGTTTTCCGGATTCAAGGAGTTCGCCGCGATGGCCGGCAGCCGGGCCCAACGCCGGCAGCGCGCGCATGAGACAGCGCGGGCCGAGCACCTGCTGCTCATCGACGTGGCGAACGCGTTTCATCTGCTGCTGCAACAGCAAGGGGACATCCGAGCGCTTGACGCCACCCGCAAGGCCCTGGAGGATCGGCTCGGCGAATTGCACCGGCGTGAGGAGCTCGGCCGCTCCCGCCAGAGCGAAGTCGCCAGCGCCGAAGCCAGGCTGCGGCGGGTGGAGGCCGATCTGGAGTCGGCCCGCAGCAGCGAGATGACCGCCCGGCAGCTGATGGAATTTCTCACCGGACAATCGCCGCTGGGGCTCCTCAACGATGATCAGCCTGACCCGCTCGCACTGCCGGCGGAAGGCGAGTACCTGGCGAAAGCGCACGCCCGGCCCGACGTCAAATCGGCCGAGGAGGCCTGGAATGTGGCCAGGAAAGCCGTGTGGGTGGCCCAAGCCGGGTTTTGGCCGACGGTCAGCCTGGATGCCAATTATTACACGAAGCGCGCCGGGGTCTCCGAGGACATCACGTGGGATGCCACCCTCGATGTGAGCATCCCTATTTTTCACGGCGGGAACAATCTGGGAGCCACGAAGACCGCGCGCTCTGAAGCGCGCCAGGCCAAACTCACATTCGAGCTGACCAAACGCCAGGCAGAGCTGGAGATCCGCAGCGCCTACGCCACCTTGCAAGGCAGCATCGCCCGCTACCTGGCCTTGGTGCGGGCCTTGGATGCGGCGGAGGAAAATTACCGCCTGCAAGTCGAGGATTACGGACGGAACCTCGTCAACAACCTCGATGTGTTGCAGGCGTTGCAGGACGTGCAGGACGCGCGCCGCGACGTGATCGCCGCGCAGCATACCGCCAAACGCGACCATTGGAAGCTCCGCGTCGCCACCGGAGAAACGTTATGA
- a CDS encoding ABC transporter ATP-binding protein codes for MLKLENVEVGYGPTSCLKRLCLEVNAGEIVALLGANGAGKTTTLMAISGLLPLRDGTITFQQQSLSGYAAADIVGLGISHVPEGRRILPRLTVQENLELGAYLRRDRAGIRDDLRRMGALFPVLQDRRRQLAGTLSGGEQQMLAIARGLMARPKLLLLDEPSLGLAPKLVLTIFETIQRINREGLTMLLVEQNAYQALQVAHRGYVLESGQIVLSDTAQRLATNPHIKAAYLGG; via the coding sequence GGTACGGCCCGACGAGCTGCCTCAAGCGGTTGTGTCTTGAAGTCAACGCAGGCGAGATTGTCGCGTTGCTGGGAGCGAATGGCGCCGGCAAGACGACGACGCTGATGGCGATTTCCGGGCTGCTGCCACTGCGCGATGGCACGATCACCTTTCAACAGCAATCCTTAAGCGGGTATGCGGCCGCTGACATCGTGGGGTTGGGGATCAGCCACGTGCCTGAGGGGCGACGCATCTTGCCGCGGCTGACCGTGCAGGAGAATCTTGAGCTCGGAGCCTATCTGCGGCGAGATCGCGCCGGGATTCGCGACGATCTTCGACGCATGGGTGCGCTATTTCCCGTATTGCAGGATCGTCGTCGACAGTTGGCGGGAACGCTCTCAGGGGGCGAACAACAGATGCTGGCGATCGCGCGAGGATTGATGGCGCGGCCGAAGCTGTTGCTCTTGGATGAGCCGTCGCTTGGCTTAGCCCCGAAATTGGTGCTGACGATCTTCGAAACGATTCAGCGGATTAATCGTGAGGGCCTGACGATGCTTTTGGTGGAACAAAATGCCTACCAAGCCTTGCAGGTCGCCCACCGCGGCTATGTCCTTGAGAGCGGGCAGATCGTGTTGTCGGATACGGCGCAGCGCCTTGCCACCAATCCCCACATCAAAGCCGCCTACCTCGGCGGGTGA